A genome region from Methanoculleus thermophilus includes the following:
- a CDS encoding DUF421 domain-containing protein — protein sequence MSELFTLQTPLLELILRAAVIYFFLLLVMRLIGRHEFGQLTPFDLILLLIISESIAEAFTAGDSSLLAALVSASTLLALSVLVSIGQYKSQRIRKIVSPEALKVIEDGKIIEKSLRRELMTHDDLRERLRALGIASIEEVRIAYIESDGDISALTYRETDRSRAAAVEERKKTE from the coding sequence ATGTCGGAACTTTTCACCCTCCAGACGCCGCTCCTTGAACTCATCCTCCGGGCGGCGGTAATCTACTTCTTTCTGTTGCTTGTCATGCGGCTCATCGGCAGGCACGAGTTCGGGCAGCTGACCCCCTTTGACCTCATTCTCCTGCTCATCATATCTGAGAGCATCGCAGAAGCGTTCACTGCCGGTGACAGTTCCCTGCTTGCCGCTCTGGTCAGCGCCTCGACACTCCTCGCCCTCTCAGTACTCGTATCCATCGGGCAGTACAAGAGCCAACGAATCCGCAAGATTGTCTCCCCTGAAGCACTGAAAGTGATCGAGGACGGGAAGATCATCGAAAAGAGCCTCAGGCGAGAACTGATGACGCATGATGACCTCCGCGAGCGGCTCCGTGCACTGGGTATCGCCAGTATCGAGGAGGTGCGGATCGCCTACATCGAGAGTGACGGCGACATCTCAGCGCTGACCTATCGCGAGACCGACCGAAGCCGGGCAGCGGCAGTTGAAGAGAGAAAGAAGACGGAATGA